A window of Paraburkholderia bryophila contains these coding sequences:
- a CDS encoding ABC transporter ATP-binding protein, with product MSFLTLTDVTKSFGDLHAVADVNLSVEKGEFVSLLGPSGCGKTTTLQMIAGFVETTRGRITLDGRDITHMKPNKRGLGIVFQSYALFPHMSVAENVGFGLEMRNVDKAERKERVREALALVRLDTLAHRFPRELSGGQRQRVALARAIVIAPPVLLLDEPMSNLDAKLREDMQFELRSIQRKIGTTTIMVTHDQSEALSISDRVVVMEAGRITQIDTPYEAYERPENRFVSQFIGKANMLAGTVVACDGESICIDLGHDIEETGRTAQLPARERAVGVGDAVTLCIRPEKLRLCAPDAGRVPATVTSRFFLGSQWLYRLDSRLGEVLVCCQNEGTEPLPEGAAVGVDWNSEAIRFIQRDAQHV from the coding sequence ATGTCGTTCCTCACACTCACGGACGTAACGAAATCGTTCGGCGATCTGCACGCTGTCGCCGACGTGAACCTGTCGGTGGAAAAAGGCGAGTTCGTTTCGTTGCTCGGGCCGTCCGGCTGCGGCAAGACCACCACCTTGCAGATGATCGCGGGTTTCGTCGAGACCACGCGCGGGCGTATCACGCTCGACGGCCGCGACATCACGCATATGAAGCCGAACAAGCGCGGCCTCGGCATCGTGTTCCAGAGCTATGCGCTGTTTCCGCACATGAGCGTGGCGGAGAACGTCGGCTTCGGGCTGGAAATGCGCAACGTCGACAAGGCCGAGCGCAAGGAGCGCGTGCGCGAAGCGCTGGCACTGGTGCGTCTCGACACGCTCGCGCACCGCTTTCCGCGCGAACTGTCCGGCGGTCAACGGCAACGCGTGGCGCTTGCGCGCGCGATCGTGATCGCGCCGCCGGTGCTGCTGCTCGACGAACCGATGTCGAATCTCGACGCCAAGCTGCGCGAAGACATGCAGTTCGAGTTGCGCAGCATTCAACGCAAGATCGGCACGACCACCATCATGGTCACGCACGACCAGTCGGAAGCGCTGTCGATCAGCGATCGCGTGGTGGTGATGGAAGCCGGCCGGATCACGCAGATCGACACGCCGTACGAAGCGTACGAGCGCCCGGAAAACCGCTTCGTCTCGCAGTTCATCGGCAAGGCCAACATGCTGGCGGGCACCGTGGTGGCCTGCGACGGCGAGTCGATCTGTATCGACCTCGGCCACGACATCGAAGAAACCGGCCGCACCGCGCAATTGCCGGCGCGCGAGCGTGCGGTCGGCGTCGGCGACGCGGTGACCTTGTGCATTCGTCCGGAAAAGCTGCGCCTGTGCGCACCGGACGCCGGACGCGTGCCGGCCACCGTGACGAGCCGCTTCTTCCTCGGCAGCCAATGGTTGTATCGCCTCGACAGCCGTCTCGGCGAAGTGCTGGTGTGCTGCCAGAACGAAGGCACCGAACCGCTGCCCGAAGGCGCGGCGGTCGGCGTGGACTGGAACAGCGAAGCGATCCGCTTCATTCAACGGGACGCGCAACATGTCTAG
- a CDS encoding ABC transporter permease: protein MSSTLPATDKSNTTTRDARRAPWHAFLPLWLMCAPAFLLFATLVLVPLVMTLVLTFYRFDPASGPLAAFQFGNYAEVLGSSYFHEIFLRTFGIAFLVTLLCIVIGTPEAYVLSRMRDPYRSLFLLVILAPLLVSVVVRAFGWSMLLNSNGLVNQAFGLIGLGPYKLEYTTFAIVIALVHVMLPFMVIPVWTALQKIDPQTENAALSLMASPATTLRRIVLPQLTPGILSGSLMVFGLSASAFAIPGLLGGRRLKVAATAVYDEFLGSLNWPLGATIALLLLVANLIVMLTYYRVLERKYARSLG from the coding sequence ATGTCTAGCACGCTCCCTGCGACCGACAAGAGCAACACGACAACCCGCGACGCGCGGCGCGCGCCGTGGCATGCGTTCCTGCCGCTGTGGTTGATGTGCGCGCCGGCCTTTCTGCTGTTCGCAACGCTGGTGCTGGTGCCGCTCGTGATGACGCTGGTGCTGACCTTCTATCGCTTCGATCCGGCAAGCGGGCCGCTCGCCGCGTTCCAGTTCGGCAATTACGCGGAAGTGCTGGGCTCGTCATATTTCCACGAGATCTTTCTGCGCACCTTCGGCATTGCGTTTCTGGTCACGCTGCTATGCATCGTGATCGGCACGCCGGAAGCCTACGTGCTGTCACGCATGCGCGACCCGTACCGCTCGCTGTTCCTGCTGGTGATTCTCGCGCCGCTGCTGGTCTCCGTGGTGGTGCGCGCGTTCGGCTGGAGCATGCTGCTCAACAGCAACGGTCTCGTGAATCAGGCGTTCGGTCTGATCGGCCTTGGGCCCTACAAGCTCGAATACACGACCTTCGCGATCGTGATTGCGCTAGTCCACGTGATGCTGCCGTTCATGGTGATTCCCGTGTGGACCGCGCTGCAGAAAATCGACCCGCAAACGGAAAACGCCGCGCTGTCGCTGATGGCGTCGCCCGCCACCACGCTGCGCCGGATCGTGTTGCCGCAGCTCACGCCGGGCATTCTGTCCGGCAGTCTGATGGTGTTCGGCCTGTCGGCGAGCGCCTTCGCGATTCCGGGCCTGCTCGGCGGACGACGCCTGAAGGTTGCCGCCACCGCCGTCTACGACGAATTCCTCGGCTCGCTGAACTGGCCGCTCGGCGCGACCATCGCGCTCCTGCTGCTGGTCGCGAATCTGATCGTGATGCTCACTTACTACCGGGTTCTGGAGCGTAAGTACGCCAGAAGCCTGGGTTAA
- a CDS encoding ABC transporter permease produces MRKNGPIALIFHTLVIAFVLAPLVIVVLVAFTPDETLTLPTHGVSLRWFRAILDYPDFISAFFNSLKLAFASATLSLIVALPAALAIGRARFPGRGFLNGLLLSPLVIPGLVLGIALLRFFALIGATGSFAWLVLAHMIIITPFVMRLVLASVSGLDRSVEHAAHSLGADAWTTFRRITFPMILPGITGGWLLAFINSFDELTMSIFVTSPQTVTLPVRMYMYATESIDPMMASVSALVIFITAGAMLLLDRVYGLNRILIGQH; encoded by the coding sequence ATGAGAAAGAACGGCCCTATTGCACTGATTTTCCACACGCTCGTGATTGCGTTCGTGCTCGCGCCGCTCGTGATCGTCGTGCTGGTCGCGTTCACGCCCGACGAAACGCTCACGTTGCCCACGCATGGCGTCTCGCTGCGCTGGTTCCGCGCGATCCTCGACTACCCCGATTTCATTTCCGCGTTCTTCAACAGTCTGAAGCTGGCGTTTGCGTCGGCCACGCTGTCGCTGATCGTCGCGCTGCCCGCCGCATTGGCGATCGGCCGCGCGCGTTTTCCGGGCCGCGGCTTTCTCAACGGGCTGCTGCTGTCGCCGCTGGTGATTCCCGGCCTCGTGCTCGGCATCGCGCTGCTGCGTTTCTTCGCGCTGATCGGCGCGACCGGTTCGTTCGCGTGGCTCGTGCTCGCGCACATGATCATCATCACGCCGTTCGTCATGCGGCTGGTGCTGGCGTCGGTCAGCGGCCTGGATCGCAGCGTCGAACATGCGGCGCATTCGCTCGGCGCGGATGCGTGGACCACGTTTCGCCGCATTACCTTCCCGATGATTCTGCCGGGTATTACCGGCGGCTGGCTGCTGGCCTTCATCAATAGCTTCGACGAATTGACCATGTCGATCTTCGTCACGTCGCCGCAAACCGTCACGCTGCCGGTGCGCATGTACATGTACGCGACCGAATCGATCGATCCGATGATGGCCTCCGTTTCGGCGCTAGTGATTTTCATCACGGCCGGCGCGATGCTGCTGCTCGATCGCGTGTATGGGCTCAACCGCATTCTGATCGGCCAGCATTGA
- a CDS encoding (2Fe-2S)-binding protein yields MSSSAYVPMPSDSQSNPSSNLPPAHAADAAAGCAGPQFVRVAEMQREPLRFFLDGREVDALQGDTLLTAVLMQQRRVRDSEFSGAPRAGFCLIGACQDCWMRSEDGKRLRACSTQVTEGMRVVSRFGVEAGNPAASVLDNGAAS; encoded by the coding sequence ATGTCTTCTTCCGCTTACGTTCCCATGCCGTCCGACTCACAGTCCAATCCGTCGTCCAACTTGCCGCCCGCTCATGCCGCTGACGCGGCTGCCGGCTGCGCCGGACCGCAATTCGTTCGTGTTGCCGAAATGCAGCGTGAACCGCTGCGGTTCTTTCTCGATGGCCGGGAAGTCGACGCGCTGCAAGGCGATACGTTGCTGACCGCCGTGTTGATGCAGCAACGGCGCGTGCGCGACAGCGAATTCAGCGGCGCGCCGCGCGCCGGCTTCTGTTTGATCGGTGCATGCCAGGACTGCTGGATGCGCAGCGAAGACGGCAAGCGCTTGCGCGCGTGTTCGACACAGGTGACCGAGGGCATGCGCGTGGTGTCGCGATTCGGCGTTGAAGCTGGCAACCCGGCGGCTTCAGTGCTCGACAACGGAGCCGCCTCATGA
- a CDS encoding FAD/NAD(P)-dependent oxidoreductase — MSDERRIVIVGAGPAGVRAAETLVAAGLRPIVLDENARWGGQIYRQPPANGGFQRSKKTLYGFEAHKADALHTTMAVLLPQLDYRPDTLAWACEPGRLDTLHAGREIRVPFSHLIIASGATDRVLPVPGWTLPGVYTLGAAQVALKSQGCAIGQRVVLAGTGPLLYLVAYQYVKAGAQVLAVLDTSPLSRQIAAAPKLARQPSTFAKGLYYVGWLKTRGVRIERNVTLVGVHGEQGVCAIEFRASTTGSSTETLACDAVGISFGLKPETQLADLAGCRFRFDATNRCWLPELDAAGRSSVQGLYLAGDGAGIAGADAAELAGRRVALALLDDLGMAHPRGAGMRDAASLESSLKRIAVFRQGIETAFAPPKHCAAQWPDDMTVCRCEEIDAGTLRRCIRGGEASEINRLKALTRVGMGRCQGRMCGEAALTLLAEETGKPLAEVGRLRGQAPIKPIPLSAEMVADDDLAEIPEEARDE, encoded by the coding sequence ATGAGCGACGAACGCCGCATCGTCATCGTCGGCGCGGGACCGGCCGGCGTACGCGCCGCCGAGACACTGGTCGCGGCCGGCCTCCGCCCGATCGTACTCGATGAAAACGCGCGCTGGGGCGGCCAGATTTATCGGCAACCGCCCGCGAATGGCGGCTTTCAACGTTCGAAGAAAACGCTCTACGGTTTCGAAGCGCACAAGGCCGACGCGTTGCACACGACGATGGCCGTGCTGCTGCCGCAACTCGACTATCGGCCCGACACGCTCGCCTGGGCCTGCGAACCGGGCCGGCTCGATACGCTGCATGCGGGGCGCGAGATTCGCGTGCCGTTCTCGCATCTGATCATCGCGAGCGGCGCGACCGATCGCGTGTTGCCGGTGCCCGGCTGGACCTTGCCCGGCGTCTATACGCTCGGCGCGGCGCAGGTCGCGTTGAAGTCGCAAGGTTGCGCGATCGGACAGCGCGTCGTGCTGGCGGGTACGGGGCCGTTGTTGTACCTGGTCGCGTATCAATACGTGAAAGCGGGTGCGCAAGTGCTGGCCGTGCTCGACACCAGCCCGCTCTCGCGGCAGATCGCGGCCGCGCCGAAACTCGCGCGGCAACCGTCGACGTTTGCCAAAGGGCTTTACTACGTCGGCTGGTTGAAAACGCGCGGCGTGCGGATCGAACGTAACGTGACGCTGGTCGGTGTTCACGGCGAACAAGGTGTGTGCGCAATCGAATTTCGCGCGTCAACAACAGGCTCGTCAACCGAAACCCTCGCTTGCGACGCGGTCGGCATCAGCTTCGGTCTGAAGCCCGAAACGCAACTCGCCGATCTGGCAGGCTGCCGCTTCCGCTTCGACGCCACCAACCGCTGCTGGCTGCCCGAGCTCGACGCCGCCGGACGCAGCTCGGTGCAAGGTCTCTATCTCGCCGGCGACGGTGCGGGTATTGCCGGCGCCGACGCCGCCGAACTCGCCGGCCGCCGCGTTGCGCTAGCGCTGCTCGACGACCTCGGCATGGCGCACCCACGAGGCGCGGGCATGCGCGACGCGGCGTCGCTCGAAAGCAGTCTCAAACGTATCGCCGTATTTCGCCAGGGCATCGAAACCGCCTTCGCGCCGCCCAAGCATTGCGCCGCGCAATGGCCCGACGACATGACCGTGTGCCGCTGCGAGGAAATCGACGCGGGCACGTTGCGGCGCTGCATTCGCGGCGGCGAGGCGAGCGAGATCAACCGTCTGAAAGCGCTCACGCGCGTCGGCATGGGACGCTGCCAGGGACGCATGTGCGGCGAAGCCGCGCTGACCTTGCTGGCCGAGGAAACCGGCAAACCGCTCGCCGAAGTGGGCCGCTTGCGCGGTCAGGCGCCGATCAAACCGATTCCCCTCTCAGCCGAGATGGTGGCCGACGACGACCTCGCCGAGATCCCCGAGGAGGCACGCGATGAGTGA
- a CDS encoding NAD(P)/FAD-dependent oxidoreductase — translation MSDTQHYDVAIAGGGLVGSSAALALARRGLRVGLFERRYCGAQASGVNYGGVRCQGRSVEQMPLAMRARRIWDRLPELIGIDGEFTMSGHLRLARSEADLAALQAWADMARDYGLHAQLVSGNAFRERYSWLGPAAIGGSLCATDGHANPRLVSPAFARAARAAGADVREQTELSEIHHDGKRFQLRAGDARISADWLINSAGAWANTVAGYFGENVPMKPIYPNMWVTESLPPFITHNLGVYGGGIYARQVARGNCVIGGGRGHGDGEYGHPSTDTTRAVMRDACALLPALREALLIRTWSGVEGETVDNNPIIGASRTVPRLLHAFGFSGGGFLLAPGVGEVLADLVIDGETATPLHAFSIDRFAGVGALSANSAANFVATPSATSSTA, via the coding sequence ATGAGTGACACGCAACACTACGACGTCGCGATTGCGGGCGGCGGGCTGGTCGGTTCATCGGCGGCATTGGCGCTGGCGCGGCGCGGCTTGCGCGTCGGCCTGTTCGAGCGGCGCTATTGCGGCGCTCAGGCAAGCGGCGTGAACTACGGTGGCGTGCGCTGCCAGGGCCGCTCCGTCGAACAGATGCCGCTCGCCATGCGCGCGCGACGCATCTGGGACCGCTTGCCGGAATTGATCGGCATCGACGGCGAATTCACGATGTCGGGACACTTGCGGCTGGCGCGCAGCGAAGCCGATCTCGCCGCGCTGCAAGCGTGGGCCGACATGGCGCGCGATTACGGACTGCACGCGCAGCTAGTCAGCGGCAACGCGTTCCGTGAGCGCTATTCGTGGCTCGGGCCGGCCGCCATCGGCGGCTCGCTGTGCGCGACCGACGGGCATGCGAATCCACGTCTCGTCTCACCCGCGTTCGCTCGCGCCGCGCGTGCGGCCGGCGCGGATGTGCGCGAGCAAACCGAACTCAGCGAGATTCATCACGACGGCAAGCGCTTTCAACTGCGCGCCGGCGACGCACGCATCAGCGCCGACTGGCTGATCAATTCCGCCGGCGCGTGGGCGAATACGGTGGCGGGTTACTTCGGCGAGAACGTACCGATGAAACCGATTTACCCGAACATGTGGGTCACCGAGTCCTTGCCGCCCTTCATCACGCACAACCTCGGCGTGTACGGCGGCGGCATCTACGCGCGGCAAGTGGCGCGCGGCAATTGCGTGATCGGCGGCGGACGCGGACATGGCGACGGCGAATACGGCCACCCTTCCACCGACACCACGCGCGCCGTGATGCGCGACGCCTGTGCGCTGCTGCCCGCGTTGCGCGAGGCGCTGCTGATCCGCACCTGGAGCGGCGTGGAAGGCGAGACCGTGGACAACAATCCGATCATCGGCGCGAGTCGTACGGTGCCGCGTCTGCTGCATGCGTTCGGTTTTTCGGGCGGCGGTTTTCTGCTAGCGCCTGGCGTGGGCGAAGTGCTGGCCGATCTCGTGATCGACGGTGAGACTGCCACGCCGCTGCACGCCTTTTCGATTGACCGCTTTGCCGGCGTTGGCGCCTTATCTGCCAACTCGGCTGCCAACTTCGTGGCCACGCCATCCGCCACCTCTTCCACTGCTTAA
- a CDS encoding ABC transporter substrate-binding protein produces MKLFKTIAALAALCAFGAAAPAWSETKTIYIGMNGGPMEKAYTSQVLPDFEKANNVKVVVVPGTSSDILAKLLANKANPQIHVVFLDDGVMARAVSMGVCKKLDDAPVLKELYPFAHMKDDMGAGVQLGMTGIAYNKKLFAEKGWAPPTSWMDFADPKYKGKVVFQSASSSTFGLHGFLAINRLMGGSEQNVEPGFTKWATTVGPNVVEYVPNSAKISEMVQTGEAGLFPLTPTGVGDLQDKGLPVAYVNPKEGPVLLLVDLCVVNNNPDPQLAQKLAQFLLSAPAQTKAAEAGKQIPTNRLAKMTPSMQQSLGNIDDMVRKVTVVDWDAINAHRAQWDTRWNRQIER; encoded by the coding sequence ATGAAACTGTTCAAGACGATTGCGGCGCTCGCCGCCTTGTGTGCGTTCGGCGCGGCCGCGCCGGCGTGGTCGGAGACCAAAACCATCTACATCGGCATGAACGGTGGGCCGATGGAAAAGGCTTATACGAGCCAGGTGCTGCCCGACTTCGAGAAAGCCAACAATGTGAAGGTGGTGGTGGTGCCGGGCACGTCGTCGGATATTCTCGCCAAACTGCTTGCGAACAAAGCCAATCCGCAAATCCACGTGGTGTTTCTCGACGATGGCGTGATGGCGCGCGCGGTCAGCATGGGTGTGTGCAAGAAGCTCGACGACGCGCCGGTCCTGAAAGAGCTCTACCCGTTCGCGCACATGAAGGACGACATGGGCGCAGGCGTGCAACTCGGCATGACCGGCATTGCTTACAACAAGAAGCTGTTCGCTGAGAAAGGCTGGGCGCCGCCGACTTCGTGGATGGATTTCGCCGATCCGAAATACAAGGGCAAGGTGGTGTTCCAGTCGGCCTCAAGCAGCACGTTCGGCCTGCACGGCTTTCTCGCGATCAACCGTTTGATGGGCGGCAGCGAGCAGAACGTCGAGCCGGGTTTCACGAAATGGGCGACCACGGTCGGACCGAACGTGGTCGAGTACGTACCGAACTCCGCGAAGATTTCCGAAATGGTCCAGACCGGCGAAGCGGGCCTGTTCCCGTTGACGCCGACCGGCGTGGGCGACCTGCAGGACAAGGGATTGCCGGTGGCTTATGTGAATCCGAAGGAAGGGCCGGTGCTGCTGCTGGTCGATCTGTGCGTGGTCAACAACAACCCCGATCCGCAACTGGCGCAGAAACTCGCGCAATTCCTGCTTTCCGCGCCGGCGCAGACCAAGGCCGCCGAAGCCGGCAAGCAGATTCCGACCAACCGCCTCGCGAAGATGACGCCGTCGATGCAGCAAAGCCTCGGCAATATCGACGACATGGTCCGCAAGGTGACGGTGGTGGATTGGGACGCGATCAATGCGCACCGCGCGCAGTGGGATACGCGCTGGAACCGGCAAATCGAGCGCTGA
- a CDS encoding IS256 family transposase → MPIMKKKRTVASQAAARGPLPELPEGLLDELVKGPMTPVQVQDLMLAFNKAIIERAMGAEMNMHLGYPPGQPKPDGQANERNGASGKTIITERGPVRLDLPRDREGSFAPILIPKHERRFTGFDERIIAMYARGMSVREIQAFLAESYGTEVSPDFISSVTDEVMAETLAWQNRPLEPMYPVVFFDALRVKIRGDGVVSNKAVYLALGIQADGQRDVLGLWIEQTEGAKFWLKVFNDLKTRGCQDILIAVVDGLKGLAEAIGTAYPRTAVQTCIVHLIRNSLEYASHKDRKAVATALRPIYAAASEQAAQQALQDFTEGPWGTKYPTIVQSWQRAWEHVTPFFVFPPEIRRVVYTTNAIESLNMQLRKIIKTRGHFPNDEAAIKLLWLALRNVLAKSVRAAFDWKAAMNQFAILFGERFTLARG, encoded by the coding sequence ATGCCGATCATGAAAAAGAAACGTACCGTCGCCTCCCAGGCAGCGGCCCGAGGGCCGCTGCCTGAGCTGCCTGAAGGTCTGCTTGATGAACTGGTGAAGGGTCCGATGACGCCTGTCCAGGTCCAGGACCTGATGCTGGCGTTCAACAAGGCCATCATCGAGCGCGCGATGGGCGCCGAGATGAACATGCATCTGGGCTACCCGCCGGGCCAGCCCAAGCCCGACGGCCAGGCCAACGAACGCAACGGCGCCAGCGGCAAGACGATCATCACCGAGCGCGGCCCCGTCAGGCTCGATCTGCCGCGCGATCGTGAGGGCAGTTTCGCGCCGATCCTGATTCCCAAACACGAGCGCCGTTTCACGGGCTTCGATGAGCGCATCATCGCCATGTACGCCCGCGGCATGAGCGTGCGCGAGATTCAGGCGTTTCTGGCTGAAAGCTATGGCACCGAGGTCTCACCCGACTTCATCAGCTCAGTCACTGACGAAGTGATGGCTGAAACGCTGGCCTGGCAAAACCGCCCGCTCGAGCCGATGTACCCGGTGGTGTTCTTCGACGCGCTACGCGTGAAGATCCGTGGCGACGGCGTGGTGAGCAACAAGGCCGTCTATCTGGCGCTGGGTATCCAGGCCGACGGCCAGCGCGACGTACTCGGCCTGTGGATTGAACAGACCGAGGGCGCGAAGTTCTGGCTCAAGGTGTTCAATGACCTCAAGACCCGCGGTTGCCAGGACATCCTGATCGCGGTGGTGGACGGTCTGAAAGGACTGGCCGAGGCGATCGGGACGGCGTACCCCCGCACAGCGGTGCAGACCTGCATCGTGCATCTGATCCGAAACAGTCTGGAGTACGCCAGCCACAAGGACCGCAAGGCGGTCGCCACGGCGCTGCGACCGATCTATGCAGCCGCGAGCGAACAGGCTGCACAGCAGGCCTTGCAGGACTTCACTGAAGGACCCTGGGGAACGAAGTATCCGACCATCGTGCAATCCTGGCAGCGTGCCTGGGAACACGTCACGCCGTTCTTCGTGTTTCCCCCGGAGATACGCCGGGTCGTTTACACAACAAACGCCATAGAGAGTCTGAACATGCAACTGCGCAAGATCATCAAGACCCGCGGACACTTCCCCAACGACGAGGCCGCCATCAAGCTGCTGTGGCTGGCGCTACGCAACGTGCTGGCAAAGTCCGTGAGAGCGGCATTCGACTGGAAAGCGGCGATGAACCAGTTTGCTATCCTGTTTGGCGAGCGCTTCACGCTCGCACGTGGCTAG
- a CDS encoding IS3 family transposase (programmed frameshift) has protein sequence MNKSNKFSAEVRERAVRMVQEHRGEYPSQWAAIESIAPKIGCTSQTLLGWVKRDEVDSGEREGVSTSERERLKALEREVKELRRANEILKLASAFFGPGGARPPPEVLKAFIDQHRDTFGVEPICKVLRIAPSGYRRHAAQLRDPSRRCARAIRDERLRPEIQRVWQANLRVYGADKVWKQMNREHIAVARCTVERLMKQLGLRGVMRGKRARTTIADAAAARPLDRVNRQFRADRPNELWVSDFTYVSTWQGWLYVAFVIDVFARRIVGWRVSSSMTTDFVLDALEQALCARRPGGDGTLIHHSDRGSQYVSIRYSERLAEAEIEPSVGSRGDSYDNALAETINGLYKAELIHRRNWKTRESVELATLEWVAWNLSAFLCARRFKDF, from the exons ATGAACAAGTCGAACAAATTTTCTGCTGAAGTCCGGGAACGTGCAGTGCGCATGGTGCAAGAGCATCGGGGCGAGTATCCGTCACAGTGGGCAGCGATCGAATCCATCGCCCCGAAGATCGGCTGCACGAGCCAGACATTGCTGGGGTGGGTCAAACGAGATGAAGTCGATAGTGGCGAGCGCGAGGGCGTGAGCACGTCGGAACGCGAACGTCTTAAAGCACTGGAGCGCGAGGTCAAGGAACTGCGCCGCGCCAACGAGATTCTGAAACTGGCGAGCGCGTTTTTCG GCCCAGGCGGAGCTCGACCGCCGCCTGAAGTCCTGAAGGCCTTCATCGATCAGCATCGCGACACCTTCGGGGTCGAGCCGATCTGCAAGGTCTTGCGGATTGCCCCGTCGGGCTACCGGCGCCATGCTGCGCAGCTTCGCGATCCGTCGCGCCGCTGCGCTCGCGCTATACGCGATGAACGCCTGCGGCCCGAGATCCAGCGTGTCTGGCAAGCCAACCTGCGTGTCTACGGAGCGGATAAAGTCTGGAAGCAGATGAACCGGGAGCATATCGCGGTGGCTCGCTGCACGGTCGAACGGCTGATGAAGCAACTGGGTTTGCGTGGCGTAATGCGAGGCAAACGTGCTCGCACGACGATTGCCGATGCGGCGGCCGCTCGCCCGCTGGATCGGGTCAACCGGCAGTTCAGGGCGGACCGGCCAAACGAGCTCTGGGTTTCTGATTTCACCTATGTATCGACGTGGCAGGGCTGGCTCTACGTGGCCTTCGTGATCGACGTGTTCGCCCGACGGATCGTCGGTTGGCGCGTCAGTTCGTCGATGACTACAGACTTCGTTCTGGATGCACTTGAACAGGCACTTTGTGCGCGGCGCCCAGGCGGCGATGGAACGTTGATACATCACTCCGACAGAGGCTCGCAATACGTTAGCATTCGCTATAGCGAGCGACTGGCCGAAGCAGAAATCGAGCCCTCGGTTGGTAGCCGTGGCGACAGTTACGACAATGCACTGGCCGAGACAATCAACGGTTTGTACAAGGCCGAACTGATTCATCGCCGCAACTGGAAAACACGGGAGTCCGTCGAGTTGGCAACGCTGGAATGGGTGGCCTGGAACCTGTCCGCATTTTTGTGTGCGAGGCGGTTTAAAGATTTCTAG